A single Triticum dicoccoides isolate Atlit2015 ecotype Zavitan unplaced genomic scaffold, WEW_v2.0 scaffold178385, whole genome shotgun sequence DNA region contains:
- the LOC119344654 gene encoding chaperone protein ClpB1-like: MHMIVGAGDQRGGTGDAANILKPALARGRIRCIGATTTEEYRKYIQRDAALERRFQRVDVDEPTVQATVAILQGLKQRYQDHHGLIISDDALVAAAQLAGRYITGRQFPDKAIDLMDEACTSVKLHQPKQIMEELTVGPCHIAQVVSRWTKIPITTLGREEEKFSHLVDRLHERVVGQHEAINLIAQEVLRSRVGFDQSGQPIGSFLFLGPTGVGKTELAKALAEKLFDNEKMFVRFDMSEYADSGSVARLIGGPRSYEEDGQLTDKVRSQPYSIVLFDEADKAHPSIFKVLIQLLDDGMLIDGKGRSVYFKNTIIIMSSNLGAENLLAGMAAENMETARDLLMEKVEKRFKPEFINKLSETVIFEPLSHEELREIVKIQMKSVVAMAANKGISLFASDAALDVIWSESHDTVYGARPIKRWMKKNVTRVLVDMLVNGEACQGSTVFIDAADDRKGLKYHVLK, encoded by the exons CGAAGAGTACCGCAAATACATCCAGAGGGATGCCGCGCTCGAGCGGCGCTTCCAAAGGGTTGACGTCGACGAGCCGACCGTCCAGGCAACCGTTGCCATCCTGCAGGGGCTGAAGCAGCGGTACCAAGACCACCATGGACTAATAATCAGCGACGACGCTTTGGTTGCTGCTGCGCAGCTCGCCGGCCGTTATATTACAG GTCGCCAATTTCCTGATAAAGCAATTGATCTGATGGACGAGGCATGCACTTCTGTGAAGTTGCATCAACCAAAACAAATTA TGGAGGAGCTAACCGTTGGTCCATGTCATATTGCACAG GTTGTGAGCCGATGGACTAAAATTCCGATCACTACACTTGGCCGAGAGGAAGAAAAGTTCAGCCACCTAGTAGACAGATTGCATGAGAGAGTCGTTGGACAGCATGAAGCTATTAATTTGATTGCGCAAGAAGTGCTACGTTCGAGGGTCGGCTTTGATCAATCTGGCCAACCAATCGGTTCTTTTCTATTTTTGGGGCCGACTGGTGTTGGGAAGACAGAGCTTGCGAAAGCACTTGCCGAGAAGCTGTTTGACAATGAGAAGATGTTCGTCCGCTTTGACATGTCTGAATATGCTGACAGTGGATCTGTGGCGCGCCTCATTGGAGGACCTCGAAG CTATGAAGAAGATGGACAGCTTACTGATAAAGTAAGGAGCCAACCATATAGCATTGTTCTTTTTGACGAGGCGGATAAGGCGCATCCCTCGATATTCAAGGTTCTCATTCAACTCCTCGATGATGGCATGTTGATTGATGGAAAAGGACGGAGCGTATATTTCAAGAATACTATCATCATCATGAGCTCAAATCTAGGAGCAGAGAATCTGTTAGCTGGAATGGCCGCAGAAAACATGGAAACTGCACGGGATCTTCTTATGGAAAAG GTTGAGAAACGGTTCAAGCCTGAATTCATCAACAAACTGAGTGAGACTGTGATATTTGAGCCGCTTTCACATGAGGAACTGAGGGAGATTGTGAAAATCCAGATGAAGAGTGTTGTTGCCATGGCAGCTAACAAGGGCATCTCTCTGTTTGCATCAGATGCTGCCTTGGACGTCATTTGGTCAGAGTCGCACGACACG GTGTATGGCGCAAGGCCTATTAAGAGGTGGATGAAGAAGAATGTGACGAGAGTTCTCGTGGACATGCTTGTCAATGGAGAAGCATGCCAAGGATCGACCGTCTTCATAGATGCCGCCGATGATAGGAAGGGGCTGAAATACCACGTACTGAAGTAG